In one window of Sandaracinaceae bacterium DNA:
- a CDS encoding ABC transporter ATP-binding protein produces MSPRAASPVKAPSDGVVLSARAVTKVYRMGEVDVHALRGVDWDLHEGEMTVLVGASGSGKSTLLNIMGGLDTPTAGTVRYRDKDLSRATQSELTRFRREHVGFVFQFYNLVASLTARENVELVTDLVDHAMSPDEALERVGLRERAGHFPAQLSGGEQQRVAIARAIAKRPDVLLCDEPTGALDSHTGVRVLSVLSEINRELGTTTAIITHNAPVASIADRRIVVADGQVVTNETGFAKVNPEDLSW; encoded by the coding sequence ATGAGCCCCCGAGCCGCATCGCCTGTGAAGGCACCGTCCGACGGCGTGGTGCTGAGCGCGCGCGCCGTCACCAAGGTCTACCGCATGGGCGAGGTGGACGTGCACGCCCTACGCGGGGTGGACTGGGACCTCCACGAGGGCGAGATGACCGTGCTGGTGGGGGCAAGCGGCTCGGGCAAGAGCACGCTGCTGAACATCATGGGCGGGCTCGACACGCCCACCGCGGGCACGGTCCGCTACCGCGACAAGGACCTGAGCCGCGCGACGCAGAGCGAGCTGACTCGCTTCCGCCGCGAGCACGTGGGCTTCGTGTTCCAGTTCTACAACCTGGTGGCCAGCCTCACGGCGCGCGAGAATGTGGAGCTGGTGACCGACCTGGTGGACCACGCCATGAGCCCCGACGAGGCCCTCGAGCGCGTCGGGCTGCGCGAGCGCGCAGGTCACTTCCCCGCGCAGCTGTCGGGTGGCGAGCAGCAGCGCGTGGCCATCGCGCGCGCCATCGCCAAGCGCCCCGACGTGCTCCTGTGCGACGAGCCCACGGGCGCGCTCGACTCGCACACGGGCGTGCGCGTGCTGTCGGTGCTGAGCGAGATCAACCGCGAGCTGGGCACCACCACGGCCATCATCACGCACAACGCGCCCGTGGCCAGCATCGCCGACCGCCGCATCGTGGTGGCCGACGGCCAGGTGGTGACCAACGAGACCGGGTTCGCGAAGGTGAACCCCGAGGACCTGTCCTGGTGA
- a CDS encoding deoxyribodipyrimidine photo-lyase translates to MPTRTLVWFRGKDLRVSDHGPLAWAAAAGEVVPLFVVDPYFFAPERAQQLPHRAQFLVESLHGLADELARRGSQLLVVRGRSVDVVPRLVDALRIDHVVAQRWVEPFARERDRRVTAALGPRFELFEGETLIPPGTLRTQGGKPYAVYSQFARAFHREAQIGAPIPAPRTLPPVPPDVLAAVASEPLPTLSELGLTHNDALQRGGERAANQRLRAFRLDGAARYAAERDRMDLAGTSRLSADLKFGTLSVRQVWSEIERAHGKTEPGQKFLSELLWREFAHSTLWDRPELLREPFRPGFVGFPWLTPEQAPALWQAWTEGRTGYPVVDAAARQLLTEGYVHNRARMIAASFLTKHLLITYRAGEAHYLKYLTDGDWAQNNAGWQWSAGCGCDAQPYFRVFNPTLQGTRFDPEGDYVRRYVPELARMPSKHIHAPSEAPEGVLSQAGVTLGRDYPRPVVDHATARERFLALAKEHLKGDAA, encoded by the coding sequence ATGCCGACGCGCACACTGGTGTGGTTCCGCGGGAAGGACCTGCGGGTCAGCGACCATGGACCGCTCGCGTGGGCGGCTGCGGCGGGGGAGGTCGTGCCCCTCTTCGTGGTGGACCCGTATTTCTTCGCGCCCGAGCGCGCGCAGCAGCTACCGCACCGCGCGCAGTTCCTGGTGGAGTCGCTGCACGGCCTGGCCGACGAGCTGGCGCGCCGAGGCTCGCAGCTGCTGGTCGTGCGCGGACGCAGCGTCGACGTGGTCCCACGGCTGGTCGACGCGCTGCGCATCGACCACGTGGTGGCGCAGCGCTGGGTGGAGCCGTTTGCGCGCGAGCGCGACCGTCGCGTCACAGCCGCGCTCGGCCCCCGCTTCGAGCTGTTCGAGGGCGAGACCCTCATCCCGCCCGGCACGCTCCGCACGCAGGGCGGCAAGCCCTACGCCGTGTACAGCCAGTTCGCGCGGGCGTTCCATCGCGAGGCCCAGATTGGCGCGCCCATCCCGGCTCCCCGCACGCTTCCTCCCGTGCCCCCCGACGTCCTCGCCGCCGTCGCGAGCGAGCCGCTGCCCACGCTGTCCGAGCTGGGCCTCACGCACAACGACGCCCTCCAGCGTGGCGGCGAGCGCGCCGCCAACCAGCGCCTGCGGGCGTTCCGGCTGGACGGGGCTGCGCGCTACGCCGCGGAGCGCGACCGCATGGACCTGGCGGGCACCAGCCGCCTCTCCGCGGACCTCAAGTTCGGCACGCTCTCCGTGCGGCAGGTGTGGAGCGAGATCGAGCGCGCCCACGGCAAGACCGAGCCCGGGCAGAAGTTCCTGAGTGAGCTGCTGTGGCGCGAGTTCGCACACAGCACGCTGTGGGACCGGCCCGAGCTGCTGCGCGAGCCGTTTCGGCCTGGCTTCGTGGGCTTCCCCTGGCTGACCCCCGAGCAAGCGCCCGCGCTGTGGCAGGCGTGGACCGAGGGGCGTACGGGCTACCCCGTGGTGGACGCAGCGGCCCGGCAGCTGCTCACCGAGGGCTACGTACACAACCGCGCGCGCATGATCGCGGCCAGCTTCCTCACGAAGCACCTGCTCATCACGTACCGCGCGGGCGAGGCGCACTACCTGAAGTACCTCACCGACGGCGACTGGGCGCAGAACAACGCGGGCTGGCAGTGGTCCGCGGGCTGCGGCTGTGACGCCCAGCCGTACTTCCGCGTGTTCAACCCCACGCTGCAAGGGACGCGCTTCGACCCCGAGGGGGACTACGTGCGCCGCTACGTGCCCGAGCTCGCCCGCATGCCCAGCAAGCACATCCACGCGCCCAGCGAGGCGCCCGAAGGCGTGCTCTCGCAGGCGGGCGTCACGCTCGGGCGTGACTATCCGCGTCCGGTGGTCGACCATGCCACCGCGCGCGAGCGCTTCCTCGCGTTGGCCAAGGAACACCTCAAGGGAGACGCCGCATGA